One window from the genome of Jeotgalibaca sp. MA1X17-3 encodes:
- a CDS encoding helix-turn-helix domain-containing protein, with the protein MRKVHYLDYLFLDAFSTTESRKLKSLYHIFTGKRTVSVMIQSLKYELGGYFGLFPKLKWESFEKIIHSMVQDDFIYLVDEGYCVTEKGVKQKEDFFQTHTRINYFQQIRYVRMIPEFKKKSLFLVQVLSEMSHQNKDYFPLLEGLAEQNWLKSFIKNMTIPREEISTAYGKEWIALLENIKMKDKTIFVEQFEGNRYVRKTSRQVAEEYSLEESEVIIIWQQGWVQILVNLESHPNQYSILYKLYHQLKSEGYLWSNSVQETFLLLSSGVKPADLSSRRRLKDSTINDHLTELAILSFSFPFEQFLNEQQMNYVTDFLEKGDTLDYKEIQKEFPTISFFESRLMQVRSEVMKKDGKGLPGI; encoded by the coding sequence ATGAGGAAGGTACACTACTTAGATTATCTTTTTTTAGATGCTTTTTCAACTACAGAATCACGAAAATTAAAATCTTTATATCATATTTTTACCGGAAAAAGAACGGTTTCAGTTATGATTCAGTCTTTAAAATATGAGTTAGGTGGTTATTTTGGATTGTTTCCTAAATTAAAATGGGAATCATTCGAAAAGATAATCCATTCGATGGTACAAGATGACTTCATTTATCTAGTTGACGAAGGGTATTGCGTAACCGAAAAAGGAGTTAAACAAAAGGAAGACTTCTTTCAAACACATACAAGAATCAACTATTTTCAACAAATTCGGTATGTACGAATGATACCAGAATTTAAAAAGAAAAGCTTGTTTCTTGTGCAAGTTCTTTCAGAAATGAGTCATCAAAATAAAGACTATTTTCCATTGTTAGAAGGACTAGCAGAACAAAACTGGTTGAAGTCCTTTATAAAAAATATGACGATTCCACGAGAAGAGATATCGACTGCTTATGGAAAAGAATGGATTGCTTTGTTAGAAAATATAAAAATGAAGGACAAAACTATTTTTGTGGAGCAGTTTGAAGGAAACCGGTATGTTCGAAAAACGTCTCGACAAGTTGCGGAAGAATATAGTTTAGAAGAGTCGGAAGTCATTATTATTTGGCAACAGGGATGGGTTCAAATTTTAGTTAATCTTGAAAGCCATCCCAATCAATATTCAATCTTATACAAACTATATCATCAGTTAAAAAGTGAAGGGTACTTATGGTCAAATAGCGTTCAGGAAACCTTTCTACTGTTATCTAGTGGAGTGAAACCGGCCGATTTAAGTAGTCGGCGTCGTTTAAAAGACAGTACGATTAATGATCATCTTACTGAATTAGCAATTTTATCTTTCTCGTTTCCATTTGAGCAATTTTTAAATGAGCAACAAATGAACTATGTAACTGACTTTTTAGAAAAAGGAGATACTTTGGATTACAAAGAGATTCAAAAGGAATTCCCTACGATATCTTTCTTTGAAAGTCGATTAATGCAAGTGAGGAGTGAGGTGATGAAAAAAGATGGAAAAGGACTCCCTGGAATCTAA
- a CDS encoding ECF transporter S component translates to MLKGRTHQLVGVSLFGALGFILMFLAFPVLPAFSYLKVDFSDLPILISFLLYGPAGGIFSAVIKTLLHYLSTGGDMGYPIGDLASFLASISYCLPAYYLLRKAKTKNGMILAFLMGTLTLTVVLSIANWYVITPLYLKILNFNVGDLRAYIVAGVVPFNVIKGAIISTVFLMAFPKLKPWLVRQGKLIA, encoded by the coding sequence ATGTTAAAAGGAAGAACCCACCAACTTGTGGGAGTATCGTTGTTTGGCGCGTTAGGTTTTATCTTAATGTTTTTAGCTTTTCCTGTTCTACCTGCTTTTTCGTATTTGAAGGTTGATTTTAGTGACCTACCCATTTTAATTTCATTTTTATTGTATGGGCCAGCTGGCGGAATTTTTTCTGCTGTTATTAAAACACTTTTACACTACCTTTCAACAGGAGGAGATATGGGATATCCAATCGGCGATCTAGCAAGTTTTCTGGCATCGATTTCGTATTGTTTACCAGCCTACTATCTATTGCGAAAAGCAAAAACAAAAAATGGCATGATTCTAGCGTTTTTAATGGGAACACTTACTTTAACTGTTGTTCTATCGATTGCGAATTGGTATGTAATTACGCCTCTTTATCTTAAAATATTGAATTTTAATGTTGGTGATCTAAGAGCATATATCGTAGCAGGGGTTGTACCTTTTAACGTCATTAAAGGTGCGATTATTAGTACGGTTTTCCTAATGGCATTTCCTAAACTGAAACCATGGCTTGTTCGTCAAGGCAAATTAATAGCATAA
- a CDS encoding cell wall metabolism sensor histidine kinase WalK: MRLVFDSLAVGVIYVDKDLSIRVLNSTGEKHRNLYAKTTGEKQHHEIRIKYREMIEAVFTTQTSKNIEIQYIQSIYKIRFSPLFDEEKSDVKGVLLIIEDITEAKRLSSIREDLITNVSHDFRTPLATIKGYSEAIIDDIAETVEDKNEMAKIIFDEANELNKTINSLLSLSRINAGHADLQIESVRLKSFFLHIISRFSDTFKRNQIKCSFLIEDNLEYYQMDEEKMSHVIYNLIDNAIRYSADSSSHREKFVAIEVKLDTVLDEILFMVTDNGLGISEESIPYIFERFFKDDKARTKPKQNGTGIGLSLVQSIVKEHTGKVEVVSKLDEGTRFTVRLPYKDADFEKSKSNQ; this comes from the coding sequence TTGCGTTTAGTTTTTGATAGTTTAGCAGTGGGAGTTATTTATGTAGATAAAGATCTAAGTATTCGTGTACTTAATTCTACTGGCGAAAAACACCGAAATTTATATGCAAAAACAACTGGTGAAAAACAACATCATGAAATTCGTATCAAGTATCGTGAAATGATAGAAGCCGTTTTTACTACTCAAACTAGTAAAAATATTGAAATACAATATATTCAATCTATATATAAAATTCGTTTTTCACCACTTTTCGATGAAGAAAAAAGTGATGTAAAAGGGGTTTTGTTAATCATTGAAGATATCACAGAAGCGAAGAGGTTGTCTTCGATTCGAGAAGACCTCATTACAAACGTTTCGCATGACTTCCGTACACCGCTCGCAACCATTAAAGGATATAGTGAAGCGATCATTGATGATATTGCGGAAACAGTTGAGGATAAAAATGAAATGGCTAAAATTATCTTTGATGAAGCAAATGAACTAAATAAGACGATTAATAGTCTACTAAGTCTTTCTCGCATAAATGCTGGACATGCAGATTTACAAATAGAATCGGTTCGTTTAAAATCTTTTTTCCTTCATATTATTTCTCGTTTTTCAGACACATTCAAACGCAATCAGATAAAGTGTTCGTTTCTCATTGAAGATAATCTAGAGTACTATCAAATGGATGAAGAGAAAATGAGCCATGTTATTTATAATTTGATTGATAATGCGATTCGATATTCTGCAGATAGTTCCTCCCATAGGGAAAAATTTGTAGCTATTGAAGTGAAATTAGATACGGTCCTCGATGAGATTTTATTTATGGTAACAGATAATGGTCTGGGGATTAGCGAAGAAAGTATTCCCTATATTTTTGAGCGTTTTTTCAAAGACGATAAAGCAAGAACCAAGCCCAAACAAAATGGCACGGGAATTGGTCTTTCTCTTGTTCAATCAATCGTAAAGGAACATACTGGTAAAGTTGAAGTCGTAAGTAAATTAGATGAAGGAACTAGGTTTACAGTTCGCCTCCCTTATAAGGATGCAGACTTTGAAAAAAGTAAATCAAATCAATAG
- a CDS encoding prepilin-type N-terminal cleavage/methylation domain-containing protein: MKLKDKKTIKIDWSNESGVTLIELLASIVLITLIVTTFLSFFIQASKTNVQIDDTNKATFFAQAEMERLTHDKIPDEMETTISGFEVETKVGDPVNNLYTATVTVSKGGKEYAKMETRFPLPEDSTEK, translated from the coding sequence ATGAAATTAAAAGATAAAAAAACTATAAAAATAGACTGGTCAAACGAATCCGGAGTGACTTTGATAGAGTTGCTGGCTTCTATTGTTTTGATTACATTAATTGTTACAACATTTTTATCTTTTTTTATACAAGCCTCGAAAACGAATGTACAAATAGATGATACAAATAAAGCGACCTTTTTTGCTCAAGCAGAAATGGAACGCCTTACTCATGATAAAATTCCTGATGAAATGGAAACAACCATTTCAGGTTTTGAGGTAGAGACAAAAGTAGGAGACCCCGTAAATAACCTTTATACTGCGACAGTTACTGTCTCTAAAGGAGGAAAAGAATATGCGAAAATGGAAACACGTTTCCCACTCCCCGAAGACTCTACTGAAAAATAG
- a CDS encoding pilus assembly PilX N-terminal domain-containing protein, producing MKQKIQNKIAIDEKGSALVMTLGVLLILSILGISIGALTIGSYRLSDANRDDTSAYYIAEAGAEMAYEELSSQVWTAYNKEQITSDTFFNYVSGIVESVNNNEEYTFNQQFGENTTAKIVVADPKEEGTAKTYKISSTGKIGNKKRVVEKEFVVNWIEKSTGGEFPSIPEDTALIANKTIVFMGGKLKGTAYIYSEEKQPVKLYSRPNNTDIKFVYPGNISIKNMVDYSNIRGGFNTNGSSETTEENVRIFLEKMFVTKKIEVPWETYESLLKNITAPDITKTLTINDGNVEYKERNSDKVNIKITGDYGSKYKLQLNSDFYIPKIEILANNPFVIDTGENNLNYIILVDEMIFSSRNIEVKGNGSVTFIINKSLIISSSSKLNKSGSSNKLTLIYLGEDLLDLSGAGLINAHLLVKTANINASSTQINGVLLSGSSSINLSGGGGGSNLMLIAPNASVNMSGSYTINGTVIANSFQISGGAKLIYEEVDTTGFPLLSSGEVLVQLRKMILSMQNQF from the coding sequence ATGAAACAGAAAATACAAAACAAAATTGCGATAGATGAAAAAGGTAGTGCTTTGGTAATGACTCTGGGCGTTCTACTTATTTTGTCCATCCTGGGGATTTCAATTGGAGCACTCACCATCGGAAGTTACCGCTTAAGTGATGCCAACCGAGACGATACTTCTGCTTACTATATCGCAGAAGCAGGAGCAGAAATGGCTTATGAAGAGCTATCTAGTCAAGTATGGACTGCTTATAATAAAGAACAAATCACATCAGATACCTTTTTTAATTATGTTTCTGGAATAGTAGAATCAGTTAATAATAATGAAGAATATACTTTTAATCAACAGTTTGGAGAAAATACCACTGCTAAGATTGTTGTTGCTGATCCAAAAGAAGAAGGCACAGCCAAAACTTATAAAATATCATCAACCGGCAAAATTGGAAATAAAAAAAGAGTTGTCGAAAAAGAATTTGTTGTGAACTGGATTGAAAAAAGTACAGGTGGCGAATTTCCTTCTATTCCTGAAGATACAGCGTTGATTGCTAATAAAACAATAGTGTTCATGGGTGGGAAATTAAAAGGAACTGCTTATATTTATTCTGAAGAAAAACAACCAGTAAAATTATATTCTAGGCCCAATAATACTGATATCAAATTCGTTTATCCAGGGAATATCTCAATCAAAAATATGGTTGATTATTCTAATATAAGAGGTGGTTTTAATACAAATGGAAGTTCTGAAACTACTGAAGAAAACGTTAGAATATTTTTGGAGAAAATGTTTGTTACTAAAAAGATAGAGGTACCTTGGGAGACTTATGAGAGTCTATTAAAAAATATTACTGCACCTGATATCACAAAAACATTGACTATTAATGATGGAAATGTTGAATATAAAGAGAGGAATAGCGATAAGGTTAATATAAAAATTACAGGAGACTACGGTTCTAAGTATAAACTTCAGCTAAATTCAGATTTTTATATTCCTAAAATTGAAATATTAGCGAATAATCCATTCGTAATAGATACAGGAGAGAATAATTTAAATTATATAATTTTAGTTGATGAGATGATTTTTAGCAGTAGAAATATTGAGGTGAAAGGTAATGGTAGCGTTACTTTTATAATAAATAAATCTCTTATAATCTCAAGTAGTAGCAAATTAAATAAAAGTGGATCAAGTAATAAACTTACCTTAATATATTTAGGAGAGGATTTATTAGACCTTTCTGGGGCTGGTTTGATTAATGCACATTTACTTGTAAAAACTGCTAACATTAATGCTTCAAGTACACAAATTAATGGTGTTCTACTATCGGGAAGTAGTTCAATTAACTTAAGTGGTGGGGGCGGAGGGTCCAATCTCATGTTAATAGCACCCAATGCATCTGTGAACATGTCAGGTAGTTATACAATCAATGGTACCGTCATTGCAAATAGTTTCCAAATATCTGGTGGAGCAAAACTAATTTATGAAGAAGTAGATACCACTGGTTTTCCGTTACTTTCATCGGGGGAAGTGTTAGTCCAGCTTCGAAAGATGATATTATCCATGCAGAACCAATTTTAG
- a CDS encoding GspE/PulE family protein, with protein sequence MADFEKKKLGDMLKEVGLISENQINEAIDNKKEEQKLGEALVEQGYITDKQLLDVLEIQLKLESVSLYQYPIDVSLTSLVSKDFARSKLLLPIKKENTRLVVAMNDPLDFYAIEELEFSTGFIIRPVIATRDDLLQTINRLYDSEDVTFEYVEGEDAPAVRIFNQLLETGVSLHASDIHLDQMEYHVSVRYRIDGLLRSERPLPKQLTNSLVARIKIMAGLNVTETRLPQDGRINTNILGKRVNLRVSTMPTVYGEKIVIRILDMSNVFKKVDDIGLEEDILEEYRKLIKQPSGLILLTGPTGSGKTSTLYGSINELNQAESNIITIEDPVEYQLEGINQVQVNPQIGLTFATGLRSILRQDPNIIMVGEIRDKETAENSVRAALTGHLVFSTLHTNSAIEAIPRLLDMDIESYLIVSALSGVVAQRLVKMVCKDCAYTRKATLVEQEIFEKRNQTIEEVTVGKGCDMCRQTGYRGRMAIHELIVMTEDMKQLLMNHTPLQELKNDLKKKGTRFLIDDGLMKVKAGKTTLEEVLRVSSIEE encoded by the coding sequence ATGGCAGATTTTGAAAAGAAAAAATTAGGGGACATGCTTAAAGAAGTGGGTTTGATTTCTGAAAATCAAATTAATGAAGCAATCGATAATAAAAAAGAAGAACAAAAATTAGGGGAAGCATTGGTTGAACAAGGATACATTACCGACAAGCAATTGCTAGATGTGTTGGAAATCCAGCTAAAGTTAGAAAGTGTTTCTCTCTATCAATATCCAATTGATGTTTCTTTAACTTCTCTCGTATCGAAAGATTTTGCACGGTCGAAATTATTGCTTCCTATCAAAAAAGAAAATACTCGATTAGTTGTTGCGATGAACGACCCCTTAGATTTTTATGCGATAGAAGAACTGGAGTTTTCTACGGGATTCATTATTCGTCCTGTTATTGCAACCAGGGATGACTTATTACAGACGATTAACCGATTGTATGATTCAGAGGATGTGACCTTTGAATATGTCGAAGGTGAAGATGCTCCAGCCGTAAGAATTTTCAACCAACTACTAGAAACAGGTGTTTCCTTACATGCTTCTGATATTCACTTGGATCAAATGGAGTACCATGTTTCTGTTCGTTACCGGATTGATGGATTACTACGAAGCGAGCGACCATTGCCGAAGCAACTGACGAATTCATTAGTCGCTCGTATTAAAATCATGGCAGGACTCAATGTTACAGAGACCCGATTGCCCCAAGATGGCCGAATCAATACAAATATTCTAGGTAAAAGAGTCAACTTACGAGTATCAACCATGCCAACCGTCTACGGTGAGAAAATTGTTATTCGTATTTTAGATATGTCCAATGTATTTAAAAAAGTAGATGATATTGGCTTGGAAGAAGATATTTTAGAAGAGTATCGAAAGTTGATTAAACAACCATCTGGACTGATTTTATTAACCGGCCCAACTGGTTCTGGTAAAACATCCACACTATATGGATCGATTAATGAATTAAATCAAGCGGAAAGTAATATTATAACGATTGAAGATCCCGTTGAATACCAATTAGAAGGAATCAACCAAGTACAAGTGAATCCTCAAATAGGATTGACTTTCGCGACAGGTCTGCGTTCTATTTTAAGGCAAGACCCTAATATTATTATGGTGGGGGAAATCCGTGACAAGGAGACAGCGGAAAACAGCGTTCGTGCTGCTCTAACCGGTCACTTAGTATTCAGTACCTTACATACGAACAGTGCGATTGAAGCCATTCCTCGTTTACTGGATATGGATATTGAGTCTTATCTAATTGTTTCTGCATTAAGTGGGGTCGTTGCGCAGCGTTTAGTGAAAATGGTATGTAAAGATTGTGCGTATACACGAAAAGCTACCTTAGTTGAGCAAGAAATTTTTGAAAAACGAAACCAGACTATTGAAGAAGTTACTGTTGGAAAAGGCTGTGATATGTGTCGTCAAACGGGCTACCGGGGACGAATGGCGATCCATGAGCTGATCGTAATGACAGAAGATATGAAGCAGTTATTGATGAATCATACTCCCTTACAAGAACTCAAAAACGACTTAAAGAAAAAAGGAACCCGGTTCTTAATTGATGATGGTTTAATGAAAGTAAAAGCAGGAAAGACAACTCTTGAAGAAGTACTACGAGTTTCGTCCATAGAGGAATAA
- a CDS encoding ferredoxin, which produces MYYTKIDKEKCIACGLCQLYAPTLYEYDQNGIAYTVKDDNKGLVPVEEKEINDFRKAYTSCPTGAILRSTTPFESEENNSK; this is translated from the coding sequence ATGTATTATACCAAAATAGACAAAGAAAAGTGTATTGCTTGTGGACTTTGTCAACTGTATGCACCAACTCTATATGAGTACGATCAAAATGGAATTGCCTATACCGTGAAAGACGATAATAAAGGACTAGTTCCTGTAGAAGAAAAGGAAATCAATGATTTCCGTAAAGCTTATACGAGTTGTCCTACAGGTGCCATTTTACGGTCCACTACTCCTTTTGAGTCAGAGGAAAACAATTCAAAGTAA
- a CDS encoding response regulator transcription factor, whose translation MVNSVAKILIVDDEERIRRLLKLYLTKEGYLTQEAEDGYSAIEKIQTEEFDLVLLDIMLPGISGLEVVTEVRKTSEIPILMITARGEENHRVEGLQVGADDYIVKPFSPREVMLRVAAILKRTRVEEPETFIISHPHLEIHPDSRLILAEGDPITLTPKEFDLFLYLVKNPEKIFTREILLKEVWRYDYFGDLRTVDTHIKRLREKLQKKSSQVSKMIVTVWGTGYKFSPIEVEANAGRYFDLEEESK comes from the coding sequence TTGGTAAATTCTGTTGCAAAAATATTAATTGTAGATGATGAAGAACGAATTAGACGTCTTTTAAAGTTATATTTAACTAAAGAAGGATATCTTACTCAAGAAGCCGAAGATGGCTACTCAGCAATTGAAAAGATTCAAACAGAAGAATTTGACTTAGTACTTTTAGATATTATGCTACCCGGTATTAGCGGATTAGAAGTGGTAACCGAAGTTCGAAAAACGAGTGAGATACCCATTTTAATGATTACCGCTCGAGGGGAAGAGAATCACCGTGTAGAAGGACTTCAAGTAGGCGCGGATGATTACATTGTCAAACCATTTAGTCCCAGAGAAGTGATGTTGCGAGTAGCAGCAATTTTAAAGAGAACAAGAGTAGAGGAACCAGAAACATTTATTATTTCTCATCCGCACTTAGAAATTCATCCTGATTCGCGTTTAATTCTTGCAGAAGGTGATCCCATTACATTAACGCCAAAAGAATTTGATTTATTTCTTTATCTTGTCAAAAATCCAGAAAAGATTTTTACTAGAGAAATTCTTTTAAAAGAAGTATGGCGCTATGATTATTTTGGGGACTTACGAACAGTAGATACACATATTAAACGTTTGCGAGAAAAACTTCAAAAAAAATCATCTCAAGTTTCCAAAATGATTGTAACGGTGTGGGGAACTGGCTACAAATTTTCTCCGATTGAAGTAGAAGCAAACGCAGGTAGATACTTTGACTTAGAAGAAGAGAGCAAATGA
- a CDS encoding type IV pilus twitching motility protein PilT, producing MEILDDILREAYEKGASDVHLVVGTPPTFRINGRLVSQKQSALSYGETKSFVEQIITNEMWNVLQQKRELDFSYGIHGVARFRVNAFYQRDSLSIAFRIISKEIPTLESLGIPAITRQLVEKPHGLFLVTGPTGSGKSTTLASLIDYMNQHMTRHIITLEDPIEYLHSHKKSIVEQREVGFDTLSFQNGLRASLRQDPDVIFVGELRDLETISTAITASETGHLVLGTLHTSDAAGSIERMIDVFPAQQRDQIRMMLANVLVGILSQRLLPTAKGTGRIAATEMLINNSAIKNLIRSEKMYQIPNVLQTSVQQGMHTMEMSLNQLVNEKKISRSMIHM from the coding sequence ATGGAAATCTTGGACGATATATTACGAGAGGCATATGAAAAGGGAGCTTCTGATGTTCATTTAGTAGTAGGAACCCCTCCTACTTTTCGAATAAATGGAAGACTGGTCTCCCAAAAGCAATCGGCTCTGTCTTATGGAGAGACCAAATCGTTTGTTGAACAAATTATTACGAACGAAATGTGGAACGTACTACAACAAAAACGTGAACTTGATTTTTCTTATGGGATTCATGGGGTCGCTCGTTTTAGAGTAAATGCGTTTTATCAAAGAGATTCGCTCTCGATTGCTTTTCGAATTATTTCCAAAGAAATCCCTACTTTAGAAAGCTTGGGAATTCCGGCTATTACCAGGCAACTAGTAGAAAAGCCGCATGGACTGTTTTTAGTAACGGGACCAACCGGCAGTGGGAAAAGCACCACACTTGCCTCCTTGATTGACTATATGAACCAACATATGACGCGCCACATCATTACTCTAGAAGATCCGATTGAATACCTTCACTCGCATAAGAAGTCGATTGTCGAACAAAGAGAAGTTGGATTTGATACGTTATCTTTTCAAAATGGGTTACGAGCGAGTTTGAGACAAGATCCTGACGTTATTTTTGTAGGAGAGTTGAGGGATTTAGAAACCATCTCCACAGCAATTACTGCTTCTGAGACTGGACATTTGGTATTAGGTACGTTGCATACATCGGATGCGGCTGGAAGTATCGAACGAATGATTGATGTTTTCCCAGCGCAACAAAGGGATCAAATTCGAATGATGCTGGCAAATGTTTTGGTGGGAATCTTATCACAACGATTGCTTCCAACGGCAAAAGGAACGGGACGTATAGCGGCAACGGAAATGTTAATTAATAATAGTGCGATTAAAAATTTAATTCGTTCTGAAAAAATGTATCAAATTCCAAATGTCTTGCAGACTTCGGTTCAACAAGGAATGCACACAATGGAAATGAGTTTAAATCAACTCGTAAACGAAAAAAAGATTAGTCGTTCGATGATTCATATGTAA
- a CDS encoding RecQ family ATP-dependent DNA helicase: MQMKRAGEKRVAALNSMSSFDERKYISNHLSDYQFLFVSPEMLQSDWLIAKLKQLRIGLLVVDEAHCISQWGMDFRPDYLTLGTVRQQLDFPLTLALTATAPEKVVTDVIHFLGLPDSQTDIFFHDPNRKNLFYQVKEVSRSDKDPILLALLEEYPMPGIIYFSSKVQAEAVRQLIKGHTSLKVDTYHADRTLEDRNTIQHQFLEGELDLICATAAFGMGINKSNIRSVIHYHLPNSLEEYLQEAGRAGRDGKESVVTLLYAPSDFQFKMRKTKETDLLSLPFHRLQQDKDLHQHLSDSDHAMLQLILQKKLNEQEASILVKNRIQDKVEQLRKMKEFSETTFCKRKFISNHFGHQLLEKPEWCCSSCQSNVEDFIGSLESIKEEQTKENSQSTEWKEKLIYLFSL, from the coding sequence ATGCAAATGAAACGAGCAGGAGAAAAGCGAGTAGCTGCTTTGAATAGTATGAGTTCATTCGATGAAAGAAAATACATTTCAAACCATCTATCGGATTATCAGTTTTTATTTGTTTCCCCTGAAATGCTTCAGTCCGATTGGTTAATAGCAAAATTGAAGCAATTAAGGATTGGGTTATTAGTTGTGGATGAAGCCCACTGTATTTCACAGTGGGGGATGGATTTCCGTCCAGATTATTTAACGTTGGGTACGGTTAGACAGCAATTGGATTTCCCGTTAACGTTAGCACTGACAGCCACTGCTCCAGAAAAAGTAGTAACAGATGTTATTCATTTTTTAGGATTACCGGACAGTCAAACCGATATTTTTTTTCATGATCCCAACCGTAAAAATTTATTTTATCAAGTAAAAGAAGTTTCTCGATCTGACAAGGATCCGATATTGCTAGCGCTGTTAGAAGAATATCCAATGCCAGGAATTATCTATTTTTCAAGTAAAGTACAAGCAGAAGCTGTTCGTCAATTGATTAAAGGTCATACGTCTTTGAAGGTGGATACGTACCATGCCGACCGTACATTAGAAGATCGAAATACGATTCAGCATCAATTTTTAGAAGGAGAACTTGATTTAATTTGTGCGACCGCTGCTTTCGGAATGGGCATTAACAAATCAAATATTAGATCGGTCATTCATTATCATCTTCCCAATTCTCTAGAAGAATATCTTCAAGAAGCTGGAAGAGCAGGAAGAGATGGAAAAGAGAGTGTCGTGACGCTCTTGTATGCACCTTCTGATTTTCAATTTAAAATGCGAAAAACCAAAGAAACAGATTTATTAAGCCTTCCTTTTCATCGGCTCCAACAAGATAAAGATCTCCACCAGCACCTATCTGATTCCGATCATGCTATGCTGCAGCTGATTCTACAAAAAAAATTGAATGAACAAGAAGCAAGTATTCTTGTAAAAAATCGAATTCAAGACAAAGTCGAACAGTTGAGAAAAATGAAGGAATTTTCAGAAACTACATTTTGTAAACGCAAATTTATTTCCAATCATTTTGGACATCAATTATTAGAAAAACCAGAGTGGTGTTGTTCGAGCTGCCAATCAAACGTAGAAGACTTCATAGGGAGTCTAGAAAGTATAAAAGAAGAACAAACAAAAGAAAACAGTCAATCTACCGAATGGAAAGAAAAACTCATTTATTTATTTTCTTTGTAA
- a CDS encoding DEAD/DEAH box helicase, with protein MEKDSLESKLKTWFGFEQFRMGQKEVIESVLDKRNAVAILPTGSGKSLIYQFCGYSTEGMTLVVSLSYR; from the coding sequence ATGGAAAAGGACTCCCTGGAATCTAAATTAAAGACTTGGTTTGGTTTTGAACAGTTTCGAATGGGCCAAAAAGAAGTGATTGAATCGGTATTAGACAAAAGAAATGCGGTAGCTATTCTACCAACGGGTTCTGGAAAGTCACTCATCTATCAATTTTGTGGTTATTCTACAGAAGGAATGACCCTTGTTGTTTCCCTCTCTTATCGTTGA
- a CDS encoding PilW family protein: protein MRKWKHVSHSPKTLLKNSLVNEEGMTLIELLASIAILSVVILLVGSVHMFGQKQYINESYSAKQSNDLTYSLSVLSREVRKAGPDSVTVDKSVLIIDGIEFKLDNSQLKKNGQVLADNIESFDVEEIEDNEGIKISVTSKPNQNGKSKEYSTAIYFRR, encoded by the coding sequence ATGCGAAAATGGAAACACGTTTCCCACTCCCCGAAGACTCTACTGAAAAATAGTTTAGTGAACGAAGAAGGAATGACTCTGATAGAGTTACTAGCTAGTATAGCGATTCTTTCTGTTGTAATTCTTCTGGTAGGATCGGTTCATATGTTTGGACAAAAGCAATACATCAACGAATCCTATTCAGCGAAGCAATCAAATGACTTAACCTACAGTCTTTCTGTTCTATCAAGAGAAGTAAGGAAAGCCGGACCTGATTCTGTTACTGTAGATAAATCTGTACTTATCATTGACGGTATCGAATTTAAGTTAGACAACTCTCAACTTAAAAAGAATGGCCAAGTTCTAGCAGATAACATTGAAAGTTTCGATGTGGAAGAAATTGAAGATAATGAAGGTATTAAAATTTCAGTTACAAGTAAACCCAATCAGAATGGTAAATCGAAAGAGTATAGTACGGCTATATACTTTAGAAGGTGA